A genomic region of Thunnus albacares chromosome 4, fThuAlb1.1, whole genome shotgun sequence contains the following coding sequences:
- the LOC122980008 gene encoding uncharacterized protein LOC122980008, which translates to MALLAPSSTLLVAISSSPLPFCSPASHHFISLQYIYPSSSSTHRQIVVSAQVCSWTITRLPACQLARSPVYYHLLPSAGRCHSEDNLRRALPDQENLVGQRDQVLTGVVETLRRITASVSRIESQLNPVPTHHFLSASGPPAPTPPSDMPANLPREPHVPAPECYNGYLGACRSFLLQCSLVFEQQPQTYSTDKSKVAYVIGLLTGEG; encoded by the exons ATGGCTCTCCTGGCTCCCAGCTCTACACTTCTGGTTGCAATCAGCTCATCACCTCTCCCATTCTGCTCACCTGCCTCTCATCACTTCATCAGCTTGCAGTATATCTACCCCAGCTCTTCATCCACTCATCGCCAGATCGTTGTTTCTGCTCAAGTG TGCTCCTGGACCATCACtcgcctgcctgcctgccagctTGCCCGCTCCCCAGTCTACTACCACCTGCTCCCTTCTGCCGGCCGTTGCCATTCGGAGGATAACCTCCGCCGGGCTCTGCCCGACCAAGAGAACCTTGTGGGTCAGCGTGACCAGGTTCTTACAGGCGTTGTGGAGACTTTAAGGAGAATCACAGCCAGTGTATCTCGGATAGAGAGCCAGCTCAACCCTGTCCCCACacatcatttcctgtctgcttctggACCCCCAGCTCCCACTCCACCTTCTGATATGCCTGCTAACCTGCCAAGAGAGCCTCATGTACCTGCGCCAGAGTGCTACAATGGATATCTGGGGGCATGCAGGTCCTTTTTGCTTCAGTGCTCCCTTGTGTTTGAGCAGCAGCCTCAGACTTACTCCACAGATAAGTCCAAAGTAGCTTATGTTATAGGGTTGCTTACGGGGGAGGGCTAA